A single Vibrio sp. YMD68 DNA region contains:
- the metA gene encoding homoserine O-succinyltransferase, which produces MPIKIPDQLPASDVLREENIFIMPESRASTQEIRPLKVLILNLMPKKIETETQFLRLLSNSPLQVDVELLRIDDRPSKNTPTEHLDNFYRQFEMVKNRNFDGLIITGAPLGLVQFEDVIYWDHLQSIMNWAKSHVTSTLYVCWAAQAGLKLLYDLPKRTRKEKLSGVYHHKIHQPFHPVLRGFDDTFLAPHSRYADFSPEFLEEHTELDILASSDVAGVYLAATKDKRNVFVTGHPEYDALTLHHEYIRDLGEGMEPAMPINYYPNNNADNKPCASWRSHGHLLFSNWLNYCVYQQTPYDLDKFSEAHFTKDD; this is translated from the coding sequence GTGCCAATTAAGATCCCCGATCAACTGCCTGCATCCGATGTATTGCGCGAAGAAAACATATTTATCATGCCCGAGTCTCGCGCCTCAACTCAGGAGATTCGTCCGCTCAAGGTGTTGATCTTAAATCTTATGCCCAAAAAAATTGAGACTGAAACTCAATTCTTACGGTTGCTTTCTAACAGCCCACTACAGGTGGATGTAGAATTGCTGCGTATTGATGATCGACCAAGTAAGAATACCCCAACAGAACATCTGGATAACTTTTATCGCCAATTTGAAATGGTGAAAAATCGTAACTTCGATGGCTTGATTATTACCGGCGCTCCTCTTGGTCTTGTGCAGTTTGAAGATGTGATTTATTGGGATCATCTACAAAGCATCATGAACTGGGCCAAAAGTCATGTGACATCGACACTGTACGTATGCTGGGCGGCTCAGGCAGGGTTGAAGCTTCTTTACGACCTGCCAAAACGAACTCGAAAAGAAAAGCTCTCTGGCGTGTACCATCATAAAATTCACCAACCGTTCCACCCTGTTTTACGAGGTTTTGATGATACGTTTTTGGCTCCCCATTCTCGCTATGCGGATTTTTCTCCTGAGTTCCTAGAAGAGCATACGGAGCTGGATATTTTAGCCAGTTCCGATGTCGCTGGCGTTTACCTCGCAGCGACGAAAGACAAACGAAACGTTTTTGTAACAGGCCACCCAGAGTACGACGCGCTCACATTACATCATGAATACATTCGTGATTTAGGCGAAGGCATGGAGCCAGCAATGCCCATTAATTACTACCCAAATAACAACGCGGATAACAAACCGTGTGCCAGTTGGCGTAGTCATGGCCACTTACTGTTCTCTAACTGGCTCAATTACTGCGTTTATCAACAGACCCCTTACGATCTTGATAAGTTCAGTGAAGCCCACTTTACGAAAGATGATTAA
- the pilW gene encoding type IV pilus biogenesis/stability protein PilW has protein sequence MPSKTAAINIATSVVIGTVMSITGCVTVTEGNETPTKSSSIDMAETRLALGLGYLEKGNMIRARENLEKALKHAPNYYRTQLSMAHYYEAVGEPKSAENIYKTALRQHPKNGNVLNNYGTFLCKQGNVKQADEYFNRAVNQPYYYLISGSYENAALCALKAGNTVQAKTYFERALDHDPNRARSLLQLAKIEIEQQEFTDARIRLMHFHQRFGLRASSLTLSVELEKQAGNTALETKYQRQLNDLIAKQSSMN, from the coding sequence ATGCCCTCAAAGACCGCTGCTATCAACATAGCGACGAGCGTAGTTATCGGCACAGTGATGAGCATAACAGGTTGCGTGACAGTCACAGAAGGCAACGAGACACCGACAAAATCATCGTCAATTGACATGGCGGAAACCCGTTTAGCATTAGGGCTTGGGTACCTTGAAAAAGGCAACATGATCAGAGCGAGAGAGAACCTAGAAAAAGCACTCAAGCATGCCCCCAATTACTATCGAACTCAACTTAGCATGGCCCATTATTATGAGGCGGTGGGCGAGCCTAAATCGGCTGAAAATATCTACAAGACGGCTCTTCGTCAACACCCTAAAAATGGCAATGTGCTCAACAACTACGGTACCTTTCTGTGTAAGCAAGGAAACGTCAAGCAAGCGGATGAGTACTTCAATCGCGCCGTCAACCAACCCTATTACTATCTCATTTCAGGCAGCTACGAGAACGCGGCTTTATGTGCCTTAAAAGCGGGCAATACGGTTCAGGCAAAAACGTATTTTGAACGCGCATTGGACCATGATCCAAATCGTGCCCGCTCACTCTTACAATTAGCAAAAATAGAAATAGAACAACAAGAATTCACCGATGCAAGGATAAGGCTAATGCATTTCCATCAACGTTTTGGGCTGCGAGCATCATCGTTAACCTTGTCGGTCGAGCTAGAAAAACAAGCTGGCAATACCGCTTTAGAAACAAAGTACCAGCGCCAACTGAATGATCTGATAGCGAAACAGTCTTCAATGAACTAA
- the rlmF gene encoding 23S rRNA (adenine(1618)-N(6))-methyltransferase RlmF, with the protein MKPTRKNNKAIGQLKTMGQSSAMNVQTVTSQAGLHKKNKHHGRYDFEALMVALPQLKPCVINNPRGEKSINFSDPLAVKLLNKALLAHHYKVTEWDIPKGYLCPPIPGRADYIHRAAELLSTESQSIKHALVRALDIGVGANCIYPIIGVCDYGWQYVASDIDEVSVENANKIVANNERLQRNIECRLQQNGQHFFEGVIKAGEFYDITTCNPPFHKSLQEAEQGSQRKINNLNANKAKKGTLKNTLKRAGEPSKASAPTLNFGGQKAELWCDGGEAEFIKNMAVESKQFGHQVLWFTTLISKKENVKWMQKTLEKIGALEMKVVEMSQGQKISRFVAWTFKTAPQRQKWLKLKS; encoded by the coding sequence ATGAAACCAACCAGAAAAAACAATAAAGCGATCGGCCAGTTAAAAACGATGGGTCAGTCATCAGCAATGAACGTGCAAACCGTGACCAGCCAAGCCGGTCTGCATAAGAAAAATAAGCACCATGGTCGCTATGATTTTGAAGCGTTGATGGTTGCTCTGCCTCAATTGAAGCCATGCGTTATCAACAACCCACGTGGTGAGAAGAGCATTAATTTTTCAGATCCGTTAGCGGTCAAACTGTTGAATAAAGCGTTACTAGCGCATCACTATAAAGTGACAGAGTGGGACATTCCTAAAGGGTATCTTTGCCCACCTATACCCGGCCGAGCGGACTATATTCATCGCGCTGCGGAGCTGCTATCGACTGAGAGTCAATCAATCAAGCACGCTTTGGTCAGAGCGCTTGATATTGGTGTTGGGGCAAATTGTATCTATCCAATTATTGGCGTGTGCGACTACGGTTGGCAATATGTGGCGAGTGACATTGATGAAGTGTCAGTGGAAAACGCCAATAAGATCGTGGCGAATAACGAACGGCTACAGCGCAATATCGAGTGTCGTCTTCAACAAAACGGTCAGCACTTTTTTGAAGGGGTGATAAAGGCAGGAGAATTCTATGACATTACCACCTGCAACCCTCCTTTTCATAAGTCGTTACAAGAGGCAGAGCAGGGCAGTCAGCGAAAAATTAATAACCTGAATGCTAATAAAGCGAAAAAGGGCACGTTAAAAAACACGTTAAAACGAGCAGGAGAACCGTCAAAAGCCAGCGCTCCAACCCTCAATTTTGGTGGCCAAAAAGCAGAACTTTGGTGCGATGGTGGCGAAGCTGAGTTTATCAAAAACATGGCCGTTGAAAGCAAACAGTTTGGCCATCAGGTATTATGGTTTACCACGCTGATCTCTAAAAAAGAGAACGTTAAGTGGATGCAAAAGACGTTAGAAAAGATAGGTGCATTGGAAATGAAAGTCGTAGAAATGAGCCAAGGGCAAAAGATCAGCCGTTTTGTCGCGTGGACGTTTAAAACGGCACCACAGCGACAAAAGTGGCTCAAGCTGAAAAGTTAG
- a CDS encoding M48 family metallopeptidase: MHPSLRYVQGYPEHIVSQVEQLVSANKLVTWFESRYPQNHTIKSEKALFDYTMAIKNRYMKKTAPLSKVIYDSKIHLINNALGLHTYVSKVHGSKIKSKNEIRIASIFRTAPEPLLRMLVVHELAHIKEKNHDKAFYQLCCHMEADYHQLELDARLFMIYQDLKDK, encoded by the coding sequence ATGCATCCATCACTTCGTTATGTTCAGGGCTATCCAGAGCATATTGTTTCCCAGGTCGAACAATTGGTTTCAGCCAATAAGCTGGTCACTTGGTTTGAATCTCGCTACCCACAAAACCATACGATTAAGAGCGAGAAAGCCCTTTTTGATTATACGATGGCCATTAAAAATCGTTACATGAAGAAAACCGCGCCGCTGAGCAAAGTCATTTACGACAGTAAGATACACCTTATCAACAATGCACTTGGTCTTCATACCTATGTCAGCAAAGTGCATGGCAGCAAGATAAAGTCCAAGAATGAAATTCGGATTGCGAGTATTTTTAGAACGGCACCAGAACCGTTACTGCGTATGCTAGTGGTTCATGAACTTGCCCACATTAAAGAAAAGAACCACGATAAGGCCTTTTATCAGCTGTGCTGTCATATGGAAGCGGACTACCATCAGCTTGAATTGGATGCGCGTCTATTTATGATTTATCAAGACCTTAAAGATAAGTAA
- a CDS encoding glutaredoxin family protein: MKRLVLYVADKCPHCKDAQRYLDSKGLKYRLTNAKMQRGRKELQAMGARSIPVLKIGDQVMVGWDQKTFDKMYRS, encoded by the coding sequence ATGAAACGTTTAGTCCTGTATGTCGCCGATAAATGCCCTCATTGCAAAGATGCTCAACGTTATCTTGATTCAAAAGGTCTCAAGTATCGTCTCACCAATGCCAAAATGCAAAGAGGCCGAAAAGAGCTACAGGCGATGGGTGCACGCTCGATCCCTGTTCTTAAAATTGGTGATCAGGTGATGGTAGGTTGGGACCAAAAAACGTTTGATAAAATGTACCGCTCGTAA
- a CDS encoding LysR family transcriptional regulator, with translation METRHLKHFVKVAELGHFTMAAKALHIAQPALSISIKKFEQQLGVVLFKRQDRKVELTHEGKVLLDHAKRILQQLDDAKLAMDELIGLEKGEVRLGAPSMMGSYFFPDILMAFKSHYPNLKLTLVDAGTQSIRKMLLDGELDIGVIVNNDIPEDLDTDYLVTGEMVAVVSETHPLAQNSSMSYSEFFQHELVMFKPGYFHREFIDRVSIENQFTPQFSFETNLIPMILNIVKREFAITALLKLVTDNEQGVVGIPFEEPVKIDLALAWRKDGYQSKADRTFIDFVKQYV, from the coding sequence ATGGAAACTCGTCATCTCAAACACTTCGTCAAGGTTGCAGAGCTTGGTCATTTTACGATGGCAGCGAAGGCGTTACATATTGCTCAACCCGCCTTAAGTATCTCGATAAAAAAATTTGAGCAGCAACTTGGCGTGGTGCTCTTTAAGAGGCAAGACAGAAAAGTAGAACTCACCCATGAAGGGAAAGTATTACTCGACCATGCGAAGCGTATTTTACAACAGTTAGACGATGCCAAGCTCGCTATGGATGAACTGATCGGATTGGAAAAAGGAGAGGTCCGCTTAGGGGCTCCTAGTATGATGGGGTCTTACTTTTTTCCTGACATCTTGATGGCTTTTAAATCTCATTACCCAAACTTAAAACTGACACTGGTCGATGCAGGAACGCAGTCAATTCGGAAAATGCTATTGGATGGAGAGCTGGATATTGGGGTCATTGTGAATAACGACATTCCGGAAGATCTCGATACCGATTACCTAGTGACCGGCGAGATGGTTGCCGTCGTGTCTGAAACCCATCCTTTGGCACAGAATAGTTCAATGTCGTATTCCGAGTTTTTTCAACATGAATTGGTGATGTTTAAGCCGGGCTATTTTCACAGAGAGTTTATTGATCGTGTGTCTATCGAAAATCAGTTTACTCCGCAGTTCTCTTTTGAAACCAACTTGATCCCAATGATACTGAATATTGTAAAACGAGAATTTGCTATTACTGCGCTATTGAAACTCGTCACCGACAATGAACAAGGCGTGGTGGGCATTCCATTTGAAGAGCCTGTAAAGATAGATTTGGCTTTGGCGTGGCGAAAAGATGGGTATCAATCGAAAGCCGATAGAACATTTATCGACTTTGTTAAGCAGTATGTCTAA
- a CDS encoding MFS transporter → MAEFGSTRYKKITLSLALGSFLVFCNLYLFQPILPLLAKEFTVSETQINGLFAASTFALSIFLVPWAICSESFGRKKVMLGGIFSMPLIGLLMLLSDSFWLLLLTRGLMGVALAAFASVAVAYMVEELSPKAFGQAIGGYIAANSLGGISGRILGGTLTEMFSWQTAVATMAIFTFIGAVIVGLLLPNQDNFTPQRGLFFHHNRALVKHIKNKTLWFAMLIGGINFALFVNLYSVMGFRLVSAPHYLPIGAASLIFLCYLAGTLSSKLTGKWAQHKQPISGMVTGSIISMLGMWAALVDHLPMMVIGLLLVSFGAFFTHTLAYSWISQRAEHAKATATALYLVHYYIGGSLGGFFLIYCWQHGGWLSVTMGGMVLYLGLFALCYALYRQTVSSRTLAEPHPTHR, encoded by the coding sequence ATGGCTGAGTTTGGCAGTACCCGCTATAAAAAAATCACCTTAAGCTTGGCACTGGGCTCATTCTTGGTGTTCTGCAACCTTTATCTATTTCAGCCAATCCTTCCTTTGCTCGCCAAAGAATTTACGGTATCAGAAACTCAAATTAACGGATTGTTTGCTGCGTCTACCTTTGCGCTTTCTATTTTCCTCGTACCCTGGGCCATCTGCTCCGAATCTTTTGGCCGTAAAAAAGTCATGCTAGGGGGCATTTTTTCTATGCCTTTGATTGGCTTATTGATGCTTCTTAGCGACAGCTTTTGGCTACTGCTCCTGACCCGAGGATTAATGGGGGTGGCGTTGGCCGCGTTTGCTTCCGTGGCCGTTGCCTACATGGTTGAAGAGCTAAGCCCTAAGGCATTTGGCCAGGCGATTGGGGGATACATTGCCGCCAATTCTCTCGGTGGCATTAGTGGCCGCATACTCGGCGGCACGCTTACCGAAATGTTCAGCTGGCAAACTGCCGTTGCAACCATGGCCATCTTCACGTTCATAGGCGCTGTGATTGTTGGGCTGCTACTACCAAACCAGGACAACTTTACTCCCCAGCGTGGTCTTTTTTTCCACCATAATCGAGCGTTGGTGAAACACATCAAAAACAAGACGTTGTGGTTTGCCATGCTCATTGGTGGCATCAATTTCGCGCTTTTTGTTAATCTGTATTCCGTCATGGGCTTTCGCTTAGTCAGTGCCCCACATTATCTGCCGATTGGCGCTGCCTCTTTGATTTTTCTGTGTTACTTAGCAGGAACTCTTAGCTCGAAATTAACTGGGAAATGGGCTCAACATAAACAGCCTATTTCAGGGATGGTAACCGGAAGCATCATCAGCATGCTGGGTATGTGGGCGGCACTGGTTGATCACTTACCCATGATGGTCATTGGGTTATTACTGGTGAGCTTTGGTGCATTTTTTACGCATACCTTAGCGTATTCATGGATTAGCCAAAGGGCCGAACACGCGAAAGCAACGGCAACCGCACTGTATCTTGTTCACTACTATATAGGTGGAAGCTTAGGTGGGTTCTTTCTTATCTATTGCTGGCAACACGGTGGATGGTTGAGTGTCACCATGGGTGGCATGGTTCTCTATCTTGGTTTGTTTGCTCTTTGCTATGCTCTCTATCGACAAACGGTATCGTCTCGGACGTTGGCCGAACCTCACCCAACACACCGATAA
- a CDS encoding DUF1415 domain-containing protein: MDNYQLAEKQTQQWLEDVIVGLNLCPFAHKPNKNKQIKIAVTDATTEEALLERILEEFQILDSKDAKELETTLVVIPDMLQDFMDYNFFLDWVDGLIKQQDYEGIYQVATFHPDYYFHGTQPDDTENLTNRSPYPTIHLIREESMEKVLKHYPDPEAIPDNNIARVESLSQEEKQQLFPYLFR, from the coding sequence ATGGACAACTATCAACTCGCAGAAAAACAGACTCAGCAATGGTTAGAAGACGTCATCGTTGGTCTTAACCTGTGTCCTTTCGCACACAAGCCGAATAAGAATAAACAGATTAAAATCGCAGTCACCGACGCCACGACGGAAGAAGCACTGCTTGAACGTATTTTGGAAGAATTTCAGATTCTCGACAGTAAAGATGCCAAAGAGCTAGAAACAACTTTGGTTGTGATTCCCGATATGCTTCAGGATTTCATGGATTACAACTTTTTTCTCGACTGGGTTGATGGGCTGATCAAACAGCAAGACTATGAAGGAATTTACCAAGTCGCGACATTTCATCCGGATTATTACTTTCACGGGACCCAACCCGATGATACCGAGAATCTGACTAATCGCTCTCCTTACCCAACCATTCATTTAATCCGTGAAGAGTCGATGGAAAAGGTGCTCAAACACTATCCCGATCCTGAAGCCATACCCGATAACAATATTGCTCGTGTTGAGTCTTTATCGCAGGAAGAAAAACAGCAACTGTTTCCGTACCTTTTTCGCTAA
- the ihfA gene encoding integration host factor subunit alpha: protein MALTKADLAENLFEKLGYSKRDAKETVEVFFEEIRKALESGEQVKLSGFGNFDLREKSERPGRNPKTGEDIPISARRVVTFRPGQKLKARVENIKVDK from the coding sequence ATGGCGCTCACAAAGGCCGATCTGGCTGAGAACCTGTTTGAAAAACTTGGATACAGTAAACGGGATGCCAAGGAAACGGTTGAAGTATTTTTCGAAGAAATTCGAAAAGCACTCGAAAGTGGCGAGCAGGTAAAGCTGTCTGGTTTTGGTAACTTTGACCTTCGAGAGAAAAGCGAACGCCCAGGTCGAAATCCTAAAACTGGCGAAGACATTCCTATTTCTGCTCGACGTGTTGTCACATTCCGTCCGGGACAAAAACTAAAAGCCCGCGTAGAGAATATCAAAGTTGACAAATAG
- a CDS encoding cytosolic protein yields the protein MFIHHVNGIDWLVITAFEELKTMFIEDAGPIPSYFSTASELSLIDQAKRSYGFLPTFRGVITDTGTYQSKDLEDDLNPQLACIVEGRGRVFIYHGDYVAFVDDEQTFITRMD from the coding sequence ATGTTTATCCATCATGTTAATGGCATCGACTGGCTGGTGATCACCGCTTTTGAAGAACTGAAAACGATGTTTATCGAAGATGCTGGTCCAATCCCATCTTACTTCTCTACCGCCAGTGAATTGAGCCTGATTGATCAAGCCAAGCGCAGCTATGGATTTTTGCCTACATTCCGCGGTGTGATCACTGATACCGGCACGTATCAAAGTAAAGATCTTGAAGATGATTTGAACCCACAGCTTGCGTGTATCGTTGAAGGGCGTGGTCGGGTGTTTATCTATCACGGCGACTATGTGGCTTTTGTGGATGACGAGCAAACCTTTATTACTCGCATGGACTGA